A region from the Thermanaeromonas toyohensis ToBE genome encodes:
- the fliG gene encoding flagellar motor switch protein FliG has protein sequence MVRQKQLTGLEKAAIFLMSLGPELSSLVLKQLPQEDIERITYQIANTTMVDTNTRQQVMDEFWELHEARQYIFQGGIKYAREILERALGPARAAEIIRKLMATSKIRPFNMIRKADPKQLVTFLYNEHPQTIALVLAYLEPEQAAVILSALPEELQADVAKRIALLERATPETVRDLEQVLEQRLQSVVGQDFAVAGGVKALVDILNRVDRSTERTILEALEQDDPELADEVRKRMFVFEDIVTLDDNSIRRVLREVDMRDLALALKTASEEVANRIYRNLSKRAAEMLKEDIEYMGPTRLRDVEEAQQRIVQVIRRLDEAGEIIIARGGRDAIVV, from the coding sequence GTGGTGAGGCAGAAGCAGCTTACCGGTTTAGAAAAAGCAGCCATTTTCCTTATGAGTTTGGGGCCGGAGCTTTCTTCCCTAGTTTTAAAGCAGCTCCCTCAGGAGGATATCGAGCGCATCACTTACCAGATAGCCAATACCACTATGGTGGATACCAATACTAGACAGCAAGTAATGGATGAGTTTTGGGAGCTGCATGAGGCGAGGCAATATATTTTCCAGGGAGGTATCAAGTATGCCCGGGAAATACTGGAAAGGGCTTTAGGGCCTGCCCGGGCGGCTGAGATTATCCGTAAGCTAATGGCCACGTCTAAAATTAGGCCTTTTAACATGATCCGCAAAGCTGATCCCAAGCAGCTAGTTACTTTTCTTTACAACGAGCACCCCCAGACTATAGCCCTAGTCTTAGCCTATCTTGAGCCAGAACAAGCGGCGGTTATTTTGAGCGCTTTGCCAGAGGAACTTCAAGCGGATGTAGCCAAGAGGATTGCCCTCCTGGAGCGAGCGACTCCAGAGACAGTCCGGGATTTAGAACAGGTCTTGGAGCAGCGACTGCAATCGGTGGTGGGCCAGGATTTCGCGGTGGCCGGTGGGGTAAAAGCCTTGGTGGATATTTTAAACCGCGTGGACCGGAGCACTGAACGCACTATTTTAGAAGCGTTAGAGCAGGATGATCCTGAACTAGCAGATGAGGTCCGGAAACGTATGTTTGTGTTCGAAGATATCGTTACTTTGGATGATAACTCCATACGGAGGGTACTGCGGGAAGTGGATATGCGTGACCTGGCCCTGGCCTTAAAGACAGCCAGCGAGGAAGTAGCCAACCGGATTTATCGCAACCTCTCCAAGAGGGCTGCTGAAATGCTGAAAGAAGATATAGAGTATATGGGACCCACTCGCCTGCGGGATGTAGAAGAAGCTCAGCAAAGGATAGTGCAAGTAATCCGGCGGCTAGACGAGGCGGGTGAGATCATTATAGCTCGGGGTGGCCGTGATGCTATCGTGGTCTAG
- a CDS encoding FliH/SctL family protein: MEQRPVPVRPVPLEQPEVELLLEKAEENVKERAELLLEEARREAESLREKAQKEVEALKRQGWEEGYRAGWEEGHRDGLQAAKAEAEILRREGEKIREQAREVLKEAKEVYKETLKEAEEQVLELALEIAEQIVGRQVELNRDIVLDIAHKAIQRVAEGQFYTIYASPDEAALLRQHREELLKEAPPKARLQIIADPALKPGGCRVETESGFVDATVDTQLMEVRRLLKGA, from the coding sequence ATGGAGCAGAGGCCGGTTCCTGTACGGCCAGTTCCTTTAGAGCAACCTGAGGTTGAGCTTTTGCTTGAAAAGGCGGAAGAAAATGTTAAAGAGAGAGCAGAACTTCTTTTAGAGGAGGCTCGCCGGGAAGCAGAGTCTTTGCGGGAGAAAGCCCAGAAAGAGGTTGAAGCCTTAAAGCGGCAAGGGTGGGAGGAGGGCTACCGTGCTGGATGGGAGGAAGGACACCGGGATGGGTTGCAGGCGGCCAAAGCTGAAGCAGAAATTTTACGGAGGGAAGGGGAAAAGATACGGGAACAGGCCCGCGAAGTATTAAAGGAAGCTAAAGAGGTTTATAAAGAAACCCTTAAGGAAGCAGAAGAGCAGGTATTAGAATTGGCTCTAGAAATAGCGGAACAAATTGTAGGCCGGCAAGTAGAACTCAACAGGGATATTGTGTTAGATATAGCCCATAAGGCTATCCAGCGGGTAGCGGAAGGACAGTTTTATACTATTTACGCTTCACCTGATGAGGCGGCTTTGTTACGGCAGCACCGGGAGGAACTTCTAAAAGAAGCACCACCTAAGGCCCGCCTACAGATTATCGCGGATCCGGCTTTAAAGCCCGGTGGCTGCCGGGTAGAAACGGAGAGCGGGTTTGTAGATGCCACGGTGGATACTCAGCTTATGGAGGTCCGTCGCCTACTGAAAGGCGCTTAA